A genomic region of Methylobacterium durans contains the following coding sequences:
- a CDS encoding response regulator produces the protein MTNETTSPSDDRPVILLVEDEALTIMDLGDVLENGGYETVQCASAERALSILQARPDICGLVTDVELSGRTNGFDLANSVAEARPQLPIVIVSGRAAPDPERMPAGARFIARPCSGEDILDQLRSLLPC, from the coding sequence GTGACGAACGAGACGACGAGCCCCTCGGACGACCGGCCCGTGATTCTCCTCGTCGAGGATGAGGCTCTCACCATCATGGATCTCGGAGACGTGCTGGAGAACGGCGGCTACGAGACCGTGCAATGCGCTTCCGCGGAGCGGGCGCTCAGCATCCTGCAGGCGCGGCCCGACATCTGCGGCCTCGTCACCGACGTCGAATTGTCGGGGCGCACCAACGGGTTCGACCTCGCCAACTCGGTGGCGGAAGCGCGGCCGCAGCTGCCCATCGTCATCGTCTCGGGCCGCGCGGCGCCGGATCCCGAGCGGATGCCGGCCGGCGCCCGCTTCATCGCCCGCCCCTGCAGCGGCGAGGACATCCTCGACCAGCTGAGGAGCCTGCTCCCCTGCTGA
- a CDS encoding MarR family winged helix-turn-helix transcriptional regulator, whose protein sequence is MRAAEDGLSAASSDEVSGMQASGKVKPAKEASKDPGKDSALAEGRSAREAQRRLRPPGAKSVGWALVQAARLHRSRIGDRLAALDLFAGQEQVVQALAAAGTMTMGDLAATLRVRPPTASKTISRLAALGFVERRAEAGDGRIVRVRLTETGLARAAAIERLWDEVEAELLDGFDNKERRRLRKLLRKVARNLADVTGAVGHEAEAEIDGEDEDEALIAPDVLARPL, encoded by the coding sequence ATGAGAGCGGCGGAGGATGGTCTGTCGGCCGCGTCGAGCGACGAAGTCTCCGGCATGCAGGCGAGCGGCAAGGTCAAGCCGGCCAAGGAAGCCAGCAAGGATCCCGGCAAGGATTCCGCCCTCGCTGAGGGCCGGTCCGCGCGGGAGGCGCAGAGGCGCCTCCGGCCTCCGGGCGCCAAGAGCGTGGGCTGGGCCCTCGTCCAGGCGGCCCGCCTCCACCGCTCCCGCATCGGCGACCGGCTGGCCGCCCTCGACCTGTTCGCCGGCCAGGAGCAGGTGGTGCAGGCGCTCGCCGCCGCCGGCACCATGACGATGGGCGATCTCGCTGCGACCCTGCGGGTGCGCCCGCCCACCGCCTCGAAGACGATCTCGCGGCTCGCCGCCCTCGGCTTCGTGGAGCGACGGGCCGAGGCCGGCGACGGCCGCATCGTGCGGGTGCGGCTCACCGAGACGGGTCTTGCCCGGGCGGCCGCGATCGAGCGCCTCTGGGACGAGGTCGAGGCCGAGCTGCTCGACGGGTTCGACAACAAGGAGCGCCGCCGCCTGCGCAAGCTCTTGCGCAAGGTGGCCCGCAATCTCGCCGACGTCACGGGCGCCGTGGGACACGAGGCGGAGGCCGAGATCGACGGCGAGGACGAGGACGAGGCGCTGATCGCGCCTGACGTCCTGGCCCGCCCGCTTTGA
- a CDS encoding pyridoxamine 5'-phosphate oxidase family protein yields MAKQFPRLDERLRDFIGRQHVFFTASAAAGTRVNVSPRSTRELRILGDTEAAYLDLTGSGNETAAHLRADGRLTLMLCAFEGLPMILRLYGRGSVLARGGADYARLLDTAFGGTEPPGARQIVHIAIDLVQTSCGYAVPLFDYGGERENLDRWAAAKGEAGLDAYRREKNARSLDGLPTGLFDGA; encoded by the coding sequence ATGGCCAAGCAATTCCCACGGCTCGACGAGCGCCTGCGCGATTTCATCGGGCGCCAGCACGTTTTCTTCACGGCCTCGGCGGCTGCGGGCACGCGGGTGAACGTGTCGCCGCGCAGCACGCGGGAGTTGCGCATCCTCGGCGACACGGAGGCGGCCTATCTCGACCTCACCGGCAGTGGCAACGAGACCGCGGCGCATCTCCGCGCCGACGGGCGCCTGACCCTGATGCTCTGCGCGTTCGAGGGCCTGCCGATGATCCTTCGGCTCTACGGGCGGGGCTCGGTCCTGGCGCGGGGCGGCGCGGACTACGCGCGCCTCCTCGACACGGCCTTCGGAGGCACGGAGCCGCCCGGCGCCCGCCAGATCGTGCACATCGCCATCGACCTCGTGCAGACCTCCTGCGGCTACGCGGTGCCCCTCTTCGACTATGGCGGCGAGCGGGAAAACCTCGACCGCTGGGCTGCCGCCAAGGGCGAGGCCGGGCTCGACGCCTACCGGCGCGAGAAGAACGCCCGCAGCCTCGACGGCCTGCCGACCGGCCTGTTCGACGGGGCCTGA
- a CDS encoding TetR/AcrR family transcriptional regulator, translated as MAGKRETRRGTGPRGEHDREAFLTLVTETAEGLLRAEGLRGLGMRRLAGAIGYAPNSIYNAVGDLDQVVLRVNARTFGRLRDTLVAATRPEVSARDNALALADAYLAFVAEDPAVWSLVSEYTTVPGAAFPDWYAEALSEAIRPVDAVLAPLIPEAEERRQAVAALWAALHGLAALSTSRKLAMLTAESPRALGRMLVGRFLG; from the coding sequence GTGGCGGGAAAGCGAGAGACGCGGCGCGGCACCGGTCCGCGCGGCGAGCACGACCGAGAGGCCTTCCTCACCCTGGTGACGGAGACGGCCGAGGGCCTCCTCCGGGCCGAGGGCCTGCGCGGCCTCGGGATGCGCCGCCTCGCGGGCGCGATCGGCTACGCGCCGAACTCGATCTACAACGCGGTCGGCGACCTCGATCAGGTGGTGCTGCGGGTCAACGCCCGCACCTTCGGGCGCCTGCGCGACACCCTCGTCGCGGCAACCCGGCCGGAGGTGTCGGCGCGCGACAACGCGCTGGCGCTGGCCGACGCCTACCTCGCCTTCGTGGCGGAGGATCCGGCGGTGTGGAGCCTCGTCTCGGAATACACGACCGTGCCCGGCGCCGCCTTCCCGGACTGGTACGCGGAGGCGCTCTCCGAAGCGATCCGCCCGGTCGACGCGGTCCTCGCGCCGCTGATCCCGGAGGCGGAGGAGCGGCGGCAGGCGGTGGCGGCCCTCTGGGCCGCGCTTCACGGGCTCGCCGCCCTCTCGACCTCCCGCAAGCTCGCCATGCTGACCGCGGAATCGCCCCGCGCGCTCGGGCGGATGCTGGTCGGGCGGTTCCTCGGGTGA